A single region of the Rhodococcus sp. W8901 genome encodes:
- the pcaB gene encoding 3-carboxy-cis,cis-muconate cycloisomerase, whose amino-acid sequence MTHTRGELFDPLFGAGGEPALAEEISDHAWVVALLQVEAALTRAAATVGLVSAEHAATVTSVAAALGAPDGIDIADLGRRSAAGGNPVIPLVRLLRAACAAEGVPASAVHVGATSQDVMDSALMLLSRRAGRRVLADLQAAANAGAELARAHRDTPMVARTLGQQALPTTFGALAVSWFTGLDDATAQLERALSALPVQFGGAAGTLAAVHPHGLAMAEALADELGLAQQVVPWHTTRTPIAALASALGVAAGAISKPATDITAMASTEFGEVAEDAPGGSSAMPHKQNPVAAITARAAARRVPGLVATVLSSMDHEFARAAGAWHAEWETLTDLLRLTGGAAHRLAASLGGLRVHGDAMAHNLDITGGLILAERVTGALSAHTDSARDIVTAAAASGVPLDRAPQITAHLSADELRDLLDPSNYLGHAGDLVDRALAARTTQTDRTFGGLV is encoded by the coding sequence GTGACCCACACCCGCGGTGAACTGTTCGATCCCCTCTTCGGCGCCGGCGGCGAGCCCGCTCTCGCCGAGGAGATCTCGGACCACGCCTGGGTTGTGGCGCTGCTCCAGGTCGAGGCCGCCCTGACCCGGGCGGCCGCGACCGTCGGACTGGTGTCGGCCGAGCACGCGGCGACGGTCACCTCCGTCGCCGCGGCGCTCGGCGCGCCGGACGGGATCGACATCGCCGACCTCGGCCGCAGATCCGCCGCCGGCGGCAATCCCGTGATCCCACTGGTCCGCCTCCTCCGGGCGGCCTGTGCCGCCGAGGGGGTTCCGGCCTCGGCCGTGCACGTGGGCGCCACCAGCCAGGACGTCATGGACTCGGCGCTGATGCTGTTGTCGCGCAGGGCGGGCCGTCGGGTGCTCGCCGATCTGCAGGCGGCGGCGAACGCCGGTGCCGAACTCGCGCGAGCGCACCGCGACACACCGATGGTGGCGCGCACGCTCGGGCAGCAAGCCCTGCCGACCACGTTCGGCGCGCTCGCGGTGTCCTGGTTCACCGGCCTCGACGACGCGACCGCGCAGCTCGAGCGCGCCCTGTCCGCGCTGCCCGTCCAGTTCGGCGGTGCGGCGGGCACTCTCGCGGCCGTCCACCCCCACGGTCTCGCGATGGCCGAGGCCCTCGCGGACGAACTGGGCCTGGCGCAGCAGGTCGTTCCGTGGCACACCACCCGGACCCCGATCGCTGCCCTGGCGTCCGCGCTCGGCGTCGCCGCGGGAGCGATCTCCAAGCCCGCCACCGATATCACCGCGATGGCCTCGACCGAGTTCGGCGAGGTCGCCGAGGACGCACCGGGAGGCTCGTCGGCCATGCCGCACAAGCAGAACCCGGTCGCCGCGATCACGGCTCGCGCCGCCGCCCGGCGGGTGCCGGGACTGGTCGCGACGGTCCTGTCGTCCATGGACCACGAGTTCGCGCGGGCCGCGGGCGCGTGGCACGCCGAATGGGAGACGCTCACCGATCTGCTGCGCCTCACCGGCGGGGCGGCGCACCGGCTGGCCGCGAGCCTCGGCGGACTACGCGTCCACGGCGACGCGATGGCACACAACCTCGATATCACCGGCGGGCTCATCCTCGCCGAACGGGTCACCGGAGCACTGTCCGCGCACACCGACTCGGCGCGCGACATCGTCACCGCCGCAGCGGCTTCCGGAGTCCCGCTCGACCGGGCGCCCCAGATCACGGCCCACCTGTCCGCCGACGAACTGCGCGACCTGCTGGATCCGTCGAACTACCTCGGCCACGCCGGCGACCTCGTCGACCGTGCGCTCGCCGCCCGGACCACACAGACCGACCGAACCTTCGGAGGACTCGTATGA
- the pcaDC gene encoding bifunctional 3-oxoadipate enol-lactonase/4-carboxymuconolactone decarboxylase PcaDC: MTQDGPCALHYELHGDPAAPPVLLLGSLGSDLHMWDPQIRALSSRAHVIAVDHRGHGGSPAPAGPYTMADLGGDVIALLDTLGLDAVHFVGLSLGGAVGQWLAAHHPQRVQTLTVMCTAAQFAPAQPWLDRAAAVRADGVASIAESVVGRWFTPELAQRDPELVSRHVTMVSGTTNEGYAACCEALSSWDGRADLARIVAPTLVIAAEQDGPTPPSALQSIADGTAGAELHVVSPGAHLANVEQAGAVTRLIEAHVAGSTPVGVARRAVHDVGMSVRRSVLGDAHVDRAIAGSTAFTDPFQDFITRTAWGDIWARDGLDHPTRRLLTMAILTAVGNEHELDMHIRAALRAGMDPDLLVEVFLHTAVYAGVPNSNRAFALGKQALADLAGATEGST; this comes from the coding sequence ATGACCCAGGACGGGCCCTGCGCCCTGCACTACGAACTACACGGCGACCCCGCCGCCCCGCCGGTCCTGCTGCTCGGTTCGCTGGGCTCGGACCTGCACATGTGGGATCCCCAGATCCGTGCGCTGTCGAGCCGCGCCCACGTGATCGCGGTCGACCACCGCGGCCACGGCGGCTCCCCCGCTCCCGCGGGCCCGTACACGATGGCCGATCTCGGCGGCGACGTCATCGCACTGCTCGACACGCTCGGCCTGGACGCGGTGCACTTCGTGGGCCTGTCCCTCGGCGGGGCCGTCGGACAGTGGCTGGCGGCGCACCACCCGCAGCGCGTACAGACGCTCACGGTGATGTGCACGGCCGCGCAGTTCGCCCCGGCCCAGCCGTGGCTCGATCGCGCGGCCGCCGTCCGCGCCGACGGCGTCGCATCCATCGCCGAGTCCGTCGTCGGACGCTGGTTCACCCCCGAACTGGCGCAGCGTGATCCGGAGCTCGTGTCCCGCCACGTCACGATGGTCTCCGGTACCACGAACGAGGGCTACGCCGCGTGCTGCGAGGCGCTGTCCTCGTGGGACGGCCGCGCCGACCTCGCCCGGATCGTCGCGCCCACGCTCGTGATCGCCGCGGAGCAGGACGGCCCGACGCCGCCGTCGGCGCTGCAGTCGATCGCCGACGGCACCGCCGGTGCCGAACTCCACGTCGTGTCCCCCGGCGCGCATCTCGCGAACGTCGAGCAGGCCGGCGCCGTGACCCGGCTGATCGAGGCGCACGTCGCGGGCTCGACGCCGGTGGGTGTGGCCCGCCGCGCGGTGCACGACGTCGGAATGTCGGTGCGCCGCTCGGTCCTCGGCGACGCGCACGTGGACCGCGCGATCGCGGGCAGCACCGCGTTCACCGACCCGTTCCAGGACTTCATCACCCGCACCGCGTGGGGCGACATCTGGGCCCGCGACGGCCTCGACCACCCCACCCGCCGCCTGCTGACGATGGCGATCCTCACCGCGGTCGGCAACGAACACGAACTCGACATGCACATCCGGGCCGCGCTGCGCGCGGGCATGGACCCGGACCTGCTCGTGGAAGTATTCCTCCATACCGCGGTGTACGCGGGTGTGCCGAACAGCAACCGGGCCTTCGCGCTCGGCAAGCAGGCCCTCGCCGACCTGGCGGGTGCCACCGAGGGGAGTACCTGA
- a CDS encoding IclR family transcriptional regulator domain-containing protein has protein sequence MQSLARGLSVIRAFDAENPQRTLSDVARATDLTRATARRFLLTLVELGYVRTDGSVFWLTPRVLELGYSYLSSLSLPDIARPHLESLSNQVHESTSVSILDDGDVVYVARRPVSRIMTVSITIGTRFPAFATSMGRVLLAGLEPADLDAYLDRVDLTPLTGRTIATPDALRAELDKIRADGYCVVDQELEEGLRSLAAPIRDRSGAVVAAVNISTQAARYSTEAVYATLVPAAVATAEAISADLARTQTQSSPHQGKRHV, from the coding sequence GTGCAGTCGCTCGCACGCGGCCTGTCCGTCATCCGGGCGTTCGACGCCGAGAACCCGCAGCGCACGCTCAGCGACGTCGCCCGGGCCACCGATCTCACCCGCGCGACGGCCCGTCGGTTCCTGCTCACCCTGGTCGAACTCGGCTACGTCCGCACCGACGGCTCGGTGTTCTGGCTGACCCCCCGGGTCCTCGAACTCGGCTACAGCTACCTGTCGAGCCTGTCTCTGCCCGACATCGCCCGACCGCACCTCGAATCGCTGTCGAACCAGGTCCACGAGTCGACGTCGGTGTCGATCCTCGACGACGGCGACGTCGTGTACGTCGCGCGCCGGCCGGTCAGCCGCATCATGACGGTGTCCATCACGATCGGGACCCGGTTCCCCGCGTTCGCGACGTCGATGGGCCGCGTCCTGTTGGCCGGGCTCGAACCCGCCGACCTCGACGCCTACCTGGACCGCGTCGACCTGACCCCGCTCACCGGCCGCACCATCGCCACCCCCGATGCGTTGCGCGCCGAACTCGACAAGATCCGGGCCGACGGCTACTGCGTGGTCGACCAGGAACTCGAGGAGGGCCTGCGTTCCCTCGCCGCACCGATCCGCGATCGGTCGGGCGCCGTGGTCGCCGCAGTGAACATCTCGACGCAGGCCGCGCGCTACTCGACCGAGGCGGTGTACGCCACGCTCGTCCCCGCCGCCGTCGCGACCGCAGAGGCCATCTCGGCCGACCTCGCCCGCACCCAGACTCAATCATCACCGCACCAAGGAAAACGACATGTCTGA
- a CDS encoding acetyl-CoA C-acetyltransferase, producing the protein MSDAVICEPLRTPVGRFGGVFRDVPPEDLAATVITELVTRTGISGADIDDVILGQASPGGEAPAIGRIAALNAGLGVDVPGLQVDRRCGSGLQAIIQAVMQVQSGGSDLVLAGGVESMSQAEFYATGMRYGVRGESLALNDRLARARVTAGGRNYPVPGGMIETAENLRAEFSISREDQDALAVQSHQRAVAAQRGGIFAQEIVPVSVPQRKGDPLVVDTDEHPRADTSVESLAKLRPIRGKVDPQSTVTAGNASGQNDGAAIAIVTTPEKANALGLRPLARLASWAVAGVPPRTMGIGPVPSTEKALSRLGLSLADMGVIELNEAFAAQALAVTRTWGLEPDDPRLNPNGSGISLGHPVGATGARILATLLREMDRREARYGLETMCIGGGQGLAAVFERLD; encoded by the coding sequence ATGTCTGACGCAGTCATCTGCGAACCGCTCCGCACCCCCGTCGGCCGCTTCGGCGGCGTCTTCCGCGACGTCCCCCCCGAGGATCTCGCGGCCACCGTCATCACCGAACTGGTCACCCGCACCGGCATCTCCGGTGCCGACATCGACGACGTGATCCTCGGCCAGGCCTCCCCCGGAGGCGAGGCCCCGGCCATCGGCCGCATCGCGGCCCTCAATGCCGGACTGGGCGTGGACGTTCCGGGTCTGCAGGTGGACCGCCGCTGCGGCTCCGGCCTGCAGGCGATCATCCAGGCCGTGATGCAGGTGCAGTCCGGCGGCAGCGACCTCGTCCTCGCCGGCGGCGTCGAGTCGATGAGCCAGGCCGAGTTCTACGCCACCGGCATGCGGTACGGCGTCCGCGGCGAATCCCTCGCCCTCAACGACCGCCTCGCCCGCGCCCGCGTCACCGCCGGCGGCCGCAACTACCCGGTGCCCGGCGGCATGATCGAGACCGCCGAGAACCTGCGCGCCGAGTTCTCCATCAGCCGCGAGGACCAGGACGCCCTCGCCGTCCAGTCGCACCAGCGCGCCGTCGCCGCGCAGCGCGGCGGCATCTTCGCGCAGGAGATCGTCCCCGTGTCGGTGCCGCAGCGCAAGGGCGATCCGCTGGTCGTCGACACCGACGAGCACCCGCGCGCCGACACCAGCGTCGAGTCGCTCGCGAAGCTGCGCCCGATCCGCGGCAAGGTCGACCCCCAGTCCACCGTCACCGCCGGCAACGCCAGCGGCCAGAACGACGGCGCCGCCATCGCCATCGTCACCACGCCGGAGAAGGCGAACGCCCTCGGCCTGCGTCCGCTCGCCCGGCTCGCCAGCTGGGCCGTCGCCGGTGTGCCGCCGCGCACAATGGGCATCGGCCCGGTGCCGTCCACCGAGAAGGCCCTCTCGCGGCTCGGTCTGTCGCTGGCCGACATGGGCGTCATCGAACTCAACGAGGCGTTCGCCGCACAGGCTCTCGCGGTGACCCGCACGTGGGGTCTCGAGCCCGACGACCCGCGCCTCAACCCCAACGGCTCCGGCATCTCGCTGGGCCACCCCGTCGGCGCCACCGGCGCCCGCATCCTCGCGACACTGCTGCGCGAGATGGACCGTCGCGAGGCCCGCTACGGCCTCGAGACCATGTGCATCGGCGGCGGCCAGGGCCTGGCCGCGGTGTTCGAGCGCCTGGACTGA
- a CDS encoding NAD-dependent epimerase/dehydratase family protein codes for MKILIVGGTGMIGAHAALHLREQGNDVTVAARNPLADDSPVREFPVLLGDYTEQTFTAAQLAPFEGIVFAAGQDIRHMGRVADAAAEAEFWEKTQTGGVPRFAALAKEAGVARFVQVGSYYHHLRPEYAETMPYVAARQAADEGARALADDNFNVSTLNPPSILGAISGVSAKRYRKLFSWAAGNEPQIPDFAPAGGTNYLSAGSLAEAIWGALQRAESGKAYLIGDQNLTFREYFQLLVDAAGGDRVIEERDEEHPLLPDSFIVQGRGNVISYEPAAADVELLAYTRNDCARAIAEMHDIVKAATAG; via the coding sequence ATGAAGATCCTGATCGTCGGCGGCACCGGCATGATCGGTGCCCACGCGGCACTTCACCTCCGCGAGCAGGGCAACGACGTCACCGTCGCCGCGCGCAACCCGCTGGCTGACGACTCACCGGTGCGCGAGTTCCCGGTGCTGCTCGGCGACTACACCGAACAGACCTTCACCGCCGCGCAGTTGGCGCCGTTCGAGGGCATCGTCTTCGCGGCGGGCCAGGACATCCGGCACATGGGTCGGGTCGCAGATGCCGCTGCCGAGGCCGAGTTCTGGGAGAAGACCCAGACCGGCGGCGTGCCGCGGTTCGCCGCGTTGGCCAAGGAGGCCGGCGTCGCCCGGTTCGTCCAGGTGGGCAGCTACTACCACCACCTGCGGCCGGAGTACGCCGAGACGATGCCGTACGTCGCGGCGCGCCAGGCGGCCGACGAGGGCGCCCGCGCGCTGGCTGACGACAACTTCAACGTCTCGACCCTGAACCCGCCGTCGATCCTCGGCGCGATCAGCGGGGTGTCGGCCAAGCGCTACCGCAAGCTGTTCTCGTGGGCGGCCGGCAACGAGCCGCAGATTCCGGACTTCGCGCCCGCGGGCGGCACCAACTATCTGTCGGCGGGCTCGCTGGCCGAGGCGATCTGGGGTGCGCTGCAGCGCGCCGAGTCGGGCAAGGCGTACCTGATCGGCGACCAGAACCTCACCTTCCGTGAGTACTTCCAGTTGCTCGTCGACGCCGCCGGTGGCGACCGGGTCATCGAGGAGCGCGACGAGGAGCATCCGCTGCTGCCCGACAGCTTCATCGTGCAGGGCCGCGGCAACGTCATCTCGTACGAGCCGGCCGCCGCCGACGTCGAACTGCTGGCCTACACGCGGAACGACTGCGCGCGGGCGATCGCCGAGATGCACGACATCGTGAAGGCCGCGACTGCGGGCTGA
- a CDS encoding 4-hydroxybenzoate 3-monooxygenase, producing MTHSSTQVGIVGAGPAGLMLSHLLHLRGIESVVLEARTREEVEGTIRAGVLEQNTVDLMTATGLGDRLKAEGLEHHGIELRFGGRGHRIAFDELTDGRAVTVYPQHEVLKDLIAKRIADGGEIRFGVSDVEVHDHTTDNPYITYTDADGSEQKLGCALVGGCDGSRTKTRKLIPEPSIRQDHFRQYPFAWFGILAEAPPSSEELIYANHPRGFALISTRTQEVQRHYLQVDPDDSVDNWSDDRIWSELHARVDGEGAEIKDGKIFEKSILQFRSFVCEPMQHGNLFLAGDAAHTVPPTGAKGLNLAVADVYELSKGMAEFFETGNRGRIDRYTETVLPRIWRTQHFSWWMSSMLHRLPDASGFDHKRQVAELDMVTRSVAGRTLIAENYVGTPLG from the coding sequence ATGACCCACTCGAGCACTCAGGTCGGCATCGTCGGCGCCGGCCCGGCCGGACTGATGCTGTCCCACCTCCTGCACCTTCGCGGCATCGAGTCCGTCGTTCTCGAGGCGCGCACCCGGGAAGAGGTGGAGGGCACCATCCGTGCCGGTGTGCTCGAGCAGAACACCGTCGACCTGATGACCGCGACCGGTCTCGGCGACCGGCTGAAGGCCGAGGGCCTCGAGCACCACGGCATCGAACTGCGCTTCGGCGGCCGCGGCCACCGGATCGCGTTCGACGAACTCACCGACGGACGCGCGGTCACGGTCTACCCGCAGCACGAGGTCCTCAAGGACCTCATCGCCAAGCGCATCGCGGACGGGGGCGAAATCCGGTTCGGCGTCTCCGACGTCGAGGTCCACGACCACACCACCGACAACCCGTACATCACCTACACCGACGCGGACGGCAGTGAGCAGAAGCTCGGGTGTGCGCTCGTCGGCGGCTGCGACGGCTCGCGCACCAAGACCCGCAAGCTGATCCCCGAGCCGTCCATCCGCCAGGACCACTTCCGCCAGTACCCGTTCGCGTGGTTCGGCATCCTCGCCGAGGCGCCGCCGTCGTCCGAGGAACTGATCTACGCCAACCACCCGCGCGGATTCGCGCTCATCAGCACCCGCACCCAGGAGGTCCAGCGCCACTACCTCCAGGTGGATCCGGACGATTCGGTGGACAACTGGTCCGACGACCGCATCTGGTCGGAGTTGCACGCCCGCGTCGACGGTGAGGGTGCGGAGATCAAGGACGGCAAGATCTTCGAGAAGTCGATCCTGCAGTTCCGCAGCTTCGTGTGCGAGCCGATGCAGCACGGCAACCTGTTCCTCGCGGGCGACGCCGCCCACACCGTGCCGCCGACCGGTGCCAAGGGCCTCAACCTCGCCGTCGCCGACGTGTACGAGCTGTCGAAGGGCATGGCCGAGTTCTTCGAGACCGGCAACCGCGGCCGGATCGACCGCTACACCGAGACGGTGCTGCCGCGGATCTGGCGCACGCAGCACTTCTCGTGGTGGATGTCCTCGATGCTGCACCGCCTGCCCGACGCGTCCGGCTTCGACCACAAGCGTCAGGTCGCCGAGCTCGACATGGTGACCCGCTCGGTCGCCGGTCGCACGCTGATCGCCGAGAACTACGTGGGCACCCCGCTGGGCTGA
- a CDS encoding IclR family transcriptional regulator, translating to MLGRAFRILNSFSVDRPRMTQSDLSRRTGLPLPTVHRLCIQLADNGALERAADGSYEIGVRLWEIGALAPRAHGLRQVAMPYLEDLYEATHENVQLIVREGLEALYIERLSARGAVAVVGRAGGRLPLHASSGGLVLLAHGGTELLGEVLAAGLERFTPNTITTEHRLRSTLDQIRRKGFIVCREHLNIGTLAVAAPVFRAGGEVAASISVVVAASADPTPLIPALRAAARGVSRGLA from the coding sequence ATGCTCGGTCGGGCGTTCCGAATACTGAATTCCTTCTCTGTGGATCGACCGCGGATGACGCAGTCCGACCTGAGTCGGCGAACCGGTCTGCCGTTGCCGACCGTGCACCGGTTGTGCATCCAATTGGCGGACAACGGCGCGCTCGAACGCGCTGCCGACGGCAGCTACGAGATCGGTGTCCGGTTGTGGGAGATCGGCGCCCTCGCGCCCAGGGCGCACGGGCTCCGGCAGGTGGCGATGCCCTACCTCGAGGACCTCTACGAGGCCACGCACGAGAACGTCCAACTGATCGTCCGCGAGGGCCTCGAGGCGCTCTATATCGAGCGACTTTCCGCACGTGGGGCGGTCGCTGTGGTCGGGCGCGCGGGCGGTCGGCTGCCGCTGCACGCATCGAGTGGCGGGCTGGTTCTGCTCGCGCACGGTGGGACGGAACTCCTCGGTGAGGTGCTCGCTGCCGGGCTCGAGCGATTCACGCCCAACACCATCACCACCGAGCATCGACTGCGATCCACCCTCGATCAGATCCGCCGCAAGGGTTTCATCGTGTGCCGCGAGCACCTCAACATCGGCACGCTCGCGGTCGCCGCTCCGGTCTTCAGGGCCGGCGGGGAGGTGGCCGCGTCGATCTCCGTCGTGGTGGCCGCGTCGGCGGATCCGACCCCTCTCATCCCCGCGTTGCGGGCCGCCGCGCGAGGCGTCTCCCGCGGCCTGGCGTGA
- a CDS encoding MFS transporter — protein MSTIERPATRGRAAMWVAPLCWIAVLLDGFDLVVLGAVIPSLREYGDWNLSTSAITTISTFGLVGMTIGALVIGTLTDVIGRRRALIYAVAAFSILTLLCAVAPNPFIFGLLRFLAGVGLGGALPTALALVNEFSKKQGGGSASTMLMTGYHVGAVATAALALVLIDPFGWHSMFVVGAAPAIVLIPLMIKYLPESPSYLLSKGRREEAEAIAAQYGLALEAATAADAPVATATDPVKTLFSPKFLRNSIAIWVTSFMGLLLVYGLNTWLPTIMREAGYELGAALTFLLILNAGAVVGLLIAGRVADKVGPRTAAIVWFTGAAIFLALLSIDVAGGIYVMVFLAGCFVFSAQVLVYAFTSANHPANIRATALGWSAGVGRVGAICGPILGGALLGAGYAVPWGFYAFALVGLIGLVAISSTRNLGTD, from the coding sequence ATGAGCACCATCGAACGACCCGCGACACGCGGTCGCGCCGCGATGTGGGTCGCCCCACTGTGTTGGATCGCCGTCCTTCTCGACGGATTCGATCTCGTGGTCCTGGGTGCAGTCATCCCCTCACTGCGCGAGTACGGCGACTGGAACCTGAGCACGAGCGCGATCACGACAATCTCGACGTTCGGGCTCGTCGGCATGACGATCGGCGCGCTCGTCATCGGCACCCTCACCGACGTCATCGGACGGCGCCGGGCACTGATCTACGCCGTCGCGGCGTTCTCGATCCTGACCCTGCTGTGCGCGGTCGCCCCGAATCCGTTCATCTTCGGTCTGCTCCGCTTCCTCGCGGGCGTCGGACTGGGTGGCGCACTGCCGACCGCCCTGGCACTGGTCAACGAGTTCTCCAAGAAGCAGGGTGGCGGATCCGCGTCCACGATGCTGATGACCGGGTACCACGTCGGCGCCGTCGCCACCGCGGCCCTGGCCCTCGTGCTCATCGACCCGTTCGGCTGGCACTCGATGTTTGTCGTCGGCGCGGCACCGGCCATCGTGCTGATCCCGCTGATGATCAAGTACCTGCCGGAGTCGCCCTCGTACCTGCTGTCCAAGGGCCGCCGCGAGGAAGCTGAGGCCATCGCGGCACAGTACGGTCTCGCGCTCGAGGCCGCGACGGCCGCCGACGCGCCCGTCGCCACGGCCACCGATCCCGTGAAGACGCTCTTCTCGCCCAAGTTCCTGCGGAACAGCATCGCCATCTGGGTCACGTCGTTCATGGGTCTGCTGCTGGTGTACGGCCTCAACACCTGGCTGCCGACGATCATGCGTGAGGCCGGCTACGAGCTGGGCGCGGCCCTGACCTTCCTGCTGATCCTCAACGCCGGCGCCGTCGTCGGCCTGCTCATCGCGGGCCGCGTCGCCGACAAGGTCGGCCCCCGCACCGCGGCCATCGTGTGGTTCACCGGCGCTGCCATCTTCCTCGCGCTGCTCAGCATCGACGTCGCCGGCGGCATCTACGTGATGGTGTTCCTGGCCGGCTGCTTCGTGTTCAGCGCCCAGGTTCTCGTGTACGCCTTCACCAGCGCCAACCATCCCGCGAACATCCGCGCGACCGCGCTGGGCTGGTCGGCCGGCGTCGGACGCGTCGGCGCGATCTGCGGCCCGATCCTCGGCGGCGCGCTGCTCGGCGCCGGATACGCGGTGCCGTGGGGCTTCTACGCCTTCGCGTTGGTCGGCCTGATCGGCCTGGTTGCGATCTCCTCGACCCGCAACCTCGGTACCGACTGA